A single region of the Hyphomonas adhaerens MHS-3 genome encodes:
- a CDS encoding ATP-binding protein translates to MSEALLTATHKGAEKGVRRATNLRVRDFAVLISCFAAVLVLLLVTGSIGFIEAAAALIAAGAVAWAYYVGSATVLPASAVTDGAPDSIVPGPSTASIPLKALPLPAFEIDFDERIVAFNAEAEDILRLDNRVRPRASTVIRSPALLSAIDKAIHTKVDAPLAVDVDAGPNETWRAHVSRPLDAGRVLIVLEDLTPLRRAARARSDFIANASHELRTPLTALSGFIETMRGPAKDDPESWGRFLDIMAVESERMSRLISDLLSLSRIESSEQVAPRDQVDMQDVMASGAAALEGLADERGVELDVSGIDTPLPVIGNRDELIQVVENLISNAIKYCRKDGTVRVTYGFAADTVDARARAGQAWDDSERMTLLQSVNRPGPGEPAIWVRVEDEGPGIERQHLPRLGERFYRTDQSRGGKITGTGLGLAIVKHIMAHHRGGMAVETVMEKGSAFGVWLPAMRRKPDAA, encoded by the coding sequence ATGAGTGAAGCGCTGCTGACTGCCACCCATAAGGGCGCCGAAAAGGGCGTAAGGCGTGCAACAAACTTGCGTGTCCGTGACTTCGCCGTGCTCATATCGTGCTTCGCGGCGGTGCTTGTCCTGCTTCTGGTCACAGGCTCCATCGGTTTCATCGAAGCCGCCGCCGCCTTGATCGCTGCGGGCGCCGTGGCCTGGGCCTATTATGTCGGATCGGCAACCGTCCTGCCGGCCTCCGCTGTGACGGACGGAGCGCCGGACAGTATCGTGCCGGGGCCTTCGACGGCCTCGATCCCGCTGAAGGCCCTGCCGCTGCCGGCGTTTGAAATCGATTTCGACGAACGCATCGTCGCCTTCAACGCCGAAGCGGAGGATATCCTGCGCCTCGACAACAGGGTGCGCCCGCGCGCATCGACGGTGATCCGGTCGCCGGCGCTCCTCTCCGCGATCGACAAGGCAATTCATACCAAGGTTGACGCGCCGCTGGCCGTGGATGTCGATGCCGGCCCGAATGAAACCTGGCGCGCGCACGTCTCCCGCCCGCTGGATGCCGGCCGGGTGCTGATCGTGCTGGAAGACCTGACACCGCTGCGCCGGGCCGCCCGCGCACGGTCAGACTTCATCGCCAATGCCAGCCATGAATTGCGCACGCCGCTGACCGCCCTGTCGGGATTTATCGAAACGATGCGCGGCCCGGCAAAGGATGACCCGGAAAGCTGGGGGCGGTTCCTGGACATCATGGCGGTCGAGTCCGAGCGCATGTCGCGCCTGATTTCAGACCTTCTGTCATTGTCGCGGATCGAGTCGTCCGAACAGGTGGCCCCGCGGGACCAGGTGGACATGCAGGATGTGATGGCCTCGGGCGCGGCTGCGCTGGAAGGGCTGGCCGATGAACGCGGCGTCGAGCTCGACGTGTCAGGCATCGACACCCCATTGCCGGTGATCGGCAACCGGGATGAGCTGATCCAGGTCGTCGAGAACCTGATTTCCAACGCCATCAAATACTGCCGCAAGGACGGCACGGTGCGGGTCACCTATGGCTTTGCCGCCGATACGGTCGACGCGCGCGCCAGGGCGGGCCAGGCATGGGACGACAGCGAGCGCATGACCCTGCTGCAGTCGGTCAACCGGCCGGGTCCGGGCGAGCCGGCGATCTGGGTGAGGGTGGAAGATGAAGGCCCCGGCATTGAGCGCCAGCACCTGCCGCGGCTGGGCGAACGCTTCTACCGGACAGATCAGAGCCGTGGCGGCAAGATCACCGGTACCGGTCTGGGGCTTGCCATTGTGAAACACATCATGGCGCACCACCGCGGCGGCATGGCCGTGGAAACGGTCATGGAGAAGGGGTCTGCCTTTGGGGTCTGGCTGCCGGCGATGCGCCGCAAGCCCGACGCAGCCTAG
- a CDS encoding copper resistance protein B, with translation MHRVILTALATCAVATGASAQAHDHQKAASSEKPWSQADAYFDPAEVDAARAHVQAHSGDTPFAMVRFDRLEAQSSDGETVGVWDADAWYGGDINKVWLKTEGEYSFEDNDLEDAEVQLLWSRAISRYFDLQTGVRYDFEPKGQAHAVLGIQGLAPYWFEVDGAAFLSGSGDLTASFEAEYELLLTNRLILQPRLEANFSAQDIPEKALGSGLTDLQAGLRLRYEIRREVAPYIGVEYQSAFGKTADRIEADGGKADDTRFVIGVRTWF, from the coding sequence ATGCACAGGGTTATTCTTACCGCCCTCGCGACATGCGCCGTTGCAACAGGCGCCTCCGCACAAGCGCACGATCATCAGAAAGCAGCCTCATCTGAAAAACCCTGGTCGCAGGCCGATGCCTATTTCGACCCGGCAGAAGTGGACGCTGCCCGCGCGCATGTTCAGGCGCATTCCGGCGATACGCCCTTTGCCATGGTCCGGTTCGACCGGCTGGAAGCTCAGTCCTCGGATGGGGAAACCGTCGGCGTCTGGGATGCCGATGCCTGGTATGGCGGCGACATCAACAAGGTCTGGCTGAAAACCGAGGGCGAGTATTCTTTCGAGGACAACGACCTGGAGGACGCCGAAGTCCAGCTGCTCTGGTCCCGCGCCATTTCGCGATACTTCGACCTGCAGACCGGCGTGCGCTATGACTTCGAACCGAAGGGCCAGGCCCACGCGGTGCTCGGTATCCAGGGTCTCGCCCCCTACTGGTTCGAAGTGGACGGGGCCGCTTTCCTCAGCGGCTCAGGAGACCTGACCGCCAGTTTCGAAGCCGAATACGAGCTGTTGCTGACCAACCGGCTGATCCTCCAGCCCCGGCTGGAGGCGAATTTTTCGGCGCAGGACATTCCGGAAAAGGCGCTCGGCTCCGGCCTGACCGATCTGCAGGCGGGCTTGCGCCTGCGCTACGAGATCCGCCGCGAGGTCGCGCCCTATATCGGTGTGGAATACCAGAGCGCTTTCGGCAAAACGGCAGACCGGATCGAAGCCGACGGCGGAAAGGCTGACGACACGCGTTTCGTCATCGGCGTCCGAACCTGGTTCTGA
- a CDS encoding copper resistance system multicopper oxidase, whose protein sequence is MFSRRLFLQGAALTGLSSLLPAALLPAWARSASDGNTGLSPATATEFNLSIGRFPVRIGGRGGEALGVNGTLPAPLIRFREGDEITLNVTNTLEEDTSVHWHGLLVPFQMDGVPGVTFPGIRPGETFTYKYAVPQSGTYWYHSHSGLQEQEGLYGPIIIDPKHHDPVTYDREYVLVLSDWSFESPYRIFAKLKKMSDAYNYQQRTVGDFLKDAQEKGLGAAWDERAMWGQMRMSPRDIADVTGATYHYLINGHSTADNWNGIFRRGERVRLRIINASAMTIFNVRLPGLPMTIVAADGLNVQPLEVDEFQMGVAETYDVIVEPKDDQAYAFVAESIDCSGQAVATFGPKPGMRAEAPALRGVPTLTMKDMGMDHGAMGHDDMKMDSMDMAAMDHSEMDHAAMGHDMGGMSMDHSAHGMVDDASWPVEKKDIKRGPGVANVAMMPMSRLDEPGIGLEDVAHRVMRYSQLRSLTRNPDLRPPGREMEIHLTSNMERYMWSFDGVKFSEVTEPIIFHEGERLRVTLINNTMMPHPIHLHGMFFDLVNGGGDHKPRKHTVIVKPGEKLSFDVSADHVGDWAFHCHLLYHMHAGMMQVVSVLPSTDKKMMDHEHMDHDMMDHSAMGHDTHGETK, encoded by the coding sequence ATGTTCAGTCGAAGACTATTCCTGCAGGGTGCCGCCCTGACAGGCCTTTCGTCCCTGCTGCCTGCTGCCCTTTTGCCGGCCTGGGCGCGCAGTGCCAGCGATGGCAACACCGGCCTCTCCCCGGCCACTGCAACGGAGTTCAACCTGTCAATCGGGCGCTTCCCGGTTCGCATCGGCGGGCGTGGCGGCGAGGCGTTGGGCGTCAATGGCACGCTGCCCGCGCCGCTGATCCGGTTTCGTGAAGGCGACGAGATCACGCTCAACGTGACCAATACGCTGGAGGAAGATACCAGCGTCCACTGGCACGGCTTGCTTGTGCCCTTCCAGATGGACGGTGTGCCGGGCGTCACCTTTCCGGGCATCCGGCCGGGCGAGACATTCACGTACAAATATGCCGTGCCGCAATCGGGCACCTACTGGTACCATTCCCATTCCGGTCTGCAGGAGCAGGAAGGCCTCTACGGTCCGATCATCATCGACCCAAAACATCATGACCCGGTCACCTATGACCGGGAATATGTGCTGGTGCTTTCGGACTGGAGCTTCGAAAGCCCTTACCGCATCTTCGCGAAGCTGAAGAAGATGAGCGATGCCTACAATTACCAGCAACGCACGGTCGGCGACTTCCTGAAGGATGCGCAGGAAAAGGGCCTCGGCGCCGCCTGGGACGAGCGTGCGATGTGGGGCCAGATGCGCATGTCGCCGCGCGACATCGCAGACGTGACGGGGGCGACCTACCACTATCTGATCAATGGCCACTCCACCGCCGACAACTGGAACGGCATCTTCCGGCGCGGCGAGCGCGTGCGCCTGCGGATCATCAATGCCTCGGCGATGACGATTTTCAATGTCCGCCTGCCCGGCCTGCCGATGACCATCGTCGCCGCCGACGGCCTCAATGTGCAGCCACTGGAAGTCGATGAGTTCCAGATGGGTGTTGCCGAAACCTATGATGTGATCGTCGAGCCGAAGGATGATCAGGCCTACGCCTTCGTCGCCGAGAGCATCGACTGCTCAGGACAGGCGGTGGCGACCTTCGGGCCGAAGCCTGGCATGCGCGCCGAAGCCCCTGCCCTGCGCGGCGTGCCGACCCTGACCATGAAGGACATGGGCATGGATCATGGCGCTATGGGACATGACGATATGAAAATGGATTCCATGGACATGGCGGCAATGGATCATTCAGAGATGGATCATGCCGCAATGGGCCATGACATGGGCGGCATGTCTATGGATCACTCCGCACACGGCATGGTAGATGACGCCAGCTGGCCGGTGGAGAAAAAGGACATCAAACGCGGCCCCGGTGTCGCAAACGTCGCCATGATGCCGATGAGCCGCCTCGACGAGCCGGGCATCGGCCTCGAAGACGTGGCTCATCGCGTCATGCGGTATTCGCAGCTCCGCAGCCTGACCCGCAATCCGGACCTGCGCCCGCCGGGCCGGGAGATGGAGATCCACCTCACCTCCAACATGGAACGCTATATGTGGAGCTTCGACGGCGTGAAGTTCTCCGAAGTGACCGAGCCCATCATCTTCCATGAAGGCGAGCGCCTGCGGGTGACGCTGATCAACAACACGATGATGCCGCACCCGATCCACCTGCACGGCATGTTCTTCGACCTTGTGAACGGCGGCGGCGACCACAAGCCACGAAAGCACACCGTGATCGTGAAACCGGGCGAAAAGCTCTCCTTCGATGTCTCGGCTGACCATGTCGGCGACTGGGCCTTCCACTGCCACCTGCTTTACCACATGCATGCGGGCATGATGCAGGTCGTCTCCGTCCTGCCGTCAACGGACAAAAAAATGATGGATCACGAGCATATGGACCACGACATGATGGACCATTCCGCCATGGGTCATGACACGCATGGGGAGACGAAGTGA
- a CDS encoding efflux RND transporter periplasmic adaptor subunit, with product MARVIAIVAPLAIVAALGVGGTIVLQQLKPEPEKAEDVRIGLNVFAEKVRRGDLQITVEAQGEVRPRREIVVAPQISGRISYVSPDFIDGGFIKKGQLLVRVEAADYELAVVRARSGVASAEQGLTREIAEAELAEQDIEDLGITNVSPLARREPQLAQARAALDAAKAQLKDAELALERTAVYAPFSGRVWERDVDIGQVVATGQSLGRIFANDVVEVSLPLDDEEMGRLGLPLAFAASDQEPGPKVDFTATVGGIERHWTGEVVRTAAAVNSQTRQINVIAELKDPYGKGADNGAPMAPGLFVNAVIEGNTIPDVLIAPRASMRGGDKIFIGNADTGTLSIRTVDLIYSDPHGAYVRSGIDEGEFAITSPIQAAFDGMNITVMERQPDGTIKTYEPVENTSDEDKTEETAMRLTSANGATE from the coding sequence ATGGCCCGTGTCATCGCCATCGTCGCCCCTCTCGCCATCGTCGCCGCCCTCGGCGTCGGCGGAACCATCGTCCTGCAGCAGCTGAAGCCGGAACCGGAAAAGGCCGAGGACGTCCGGATTGGCCTCAATGTTTTTGCTGAAAAGGTCCGCCGCGGCGATCTTCAGATTACGGTCGAAGCACAGGGCGAAGTGCGGCCACGCCGTGAAATCGTGGTGGCACCGCAGATTTCCGGCCGCATTTCCTATGTCTCGCCCGACTTCATCGATGGCGGTTTCATCAAGAAAGGCCAGTTGCTGGTCCGCGTCGAAGCCGCCGACTATGAACTGGCCGTGGTGCGCGCCCGGTCCGGCGTGGCGTCTGCCGAACAGGGGCTGACCCGCGAGATCGCGGAAGCGGAACTCGCCGAGCAGGACATTGAGGACCTCGGCATCACCAATGTTTCGCCGCTGGCCCGGCGCGAACCGCAACTTGCGCAGGCCCGCGCCGCCCTCGACGCCGCCAAGGCACAGTTGAAAGACGCCGAACTGGCGCTCGAACGGACAGCCGTCTACGCCCCCTTCTCCGGCCGGGTGTGGGAGCGCGATGTCGATATCGGCCAGGTCGTCGCGACCGGCCAGTCACTCGGGCGCATCTTCGCCAATGATGTGGTGGAAGTTTCGCTGCCGCTCGACGATGAGGAAATGGGCCGGCTTGGCCTGCCGCTCGCCTTCGCCGCCAGCGACCAGGAACCCGGCCCGAAAGTCGACTTCACGGCCACGGTCGGCGGGATCGAACGGCACTGGACCGGCGAAGTCGTCCGGACGGCGGCCGCCGTGAACAGCCAGACCCGCCAGATCAATGTGATCGCCGAGCTGAAAGACCCCTACGGCAAGGGTGCCGATAATGGTGCCCCCATGGCGCCGGGCCTGTTCGTGAATGCCGTGATCGAAGGCAACACCATCCCCGATGTGCTGATCGCGCCTCGCGCCTCCATGCGCGGTGGCGACAAGATCTTCATTGGAAACGCCGACACAGGCACGCTGTCGATCCGCACCGTCGACCTGATCTATTCCGATCCGCACGGGGCCTATGTCCGTTCCGGCATCGATGAAGGCGAGTTCGCCATCACCTCCCCGATCCAGGCCGCGTTCGACGGCATGAACATCACTGTGATGGAGCGTCAGCCCGACGGCACCATCAAGACCTACGAACCGGTGGAAAACACATCGGACGAAGACAAGACAGAGGAAACAGCCATGCGCCTGACCAGCGCGAATGGAGCAACCGAATGA
- a CDS encoding inositol monophosphatase family protein: MDSGTAALEPLERIMQEASDLALSWTRRREALVVDEKSAGQFASSADLDVEAMLRRSLAEEFGEGRIIGEEMGGDLGEGITGWALDPIDGTSNFLLGLPLWGISAGYIEKGGSALGAIALPELGLLLSAASGTGLRVNRIAQPRAASRGPVKIMALGENDFEPGPETDARAQTFRDQGYAVVRYRCAVFSLASAALGRLGGYVERGCGLWDVAAADIICREAGMSVEAGRIAPGRYGIDARWA; encoded by the coding sequence GTGGATTCCGGCACTGCCGCGCTCGAACCGCTTGAACGCATCATGCAGGAGGCGTCGGACCTGGCCCTGTCCTGGACGCGCCGGCGCGAGGCGCTGGTCGTGGACGAGAAGTCAGCCGGGCAGTTCGCCTCCAGCGCAGACCTCGATGTCGAAGCCATGTTGCGCCGGTCTCTGGCAGAGGAATTCGGGGAAGGGCGTATCATCGGGGAGGAAATGGGCGGCGATCTCGGCGAAGGCATTACCGGCTGGGCGCTCGACCCGATCGACGGCACGTCGAATTTCCTGCTCGGTCTGCCGCTTTGGGGCATTTCCGCCGGATATATCGAGAAGGGCGGTTCGGCGCTCGGGGCCATCGCGCTGCCGGAACTGGGCTTGCTCCTGTCGGCCGCAAGCGGCACCGGGCTGCGCGTGAACCGGATCGCGCAGCCACGTGCCGCGTCGCGCGGGCCGGTAAAGATCATGGCGCTCGGAGAGAATGACTTCGAGCCGGGGCCGGAGACCGATGCGCGGGCGCAGACCTTCCGCGACCAGGGTTATGCCGTGGTGCGTTACCGCTGCGCCGTATTCTCTCTGGCATCCGCCGCGCTGGGCAGGCTGGGCGGATATGTCGAGCGGGGCTGCGGCCTGTGGGACGTTGCGGCCGCCGATATCATCTGCCGTGAGGCGGGCATGTCGGTCGAAGCTGGCAGGATTGCACCCGGCCGGTATGGCATCGATGCGCGCTGGGCCTGA
- a CDS encoding type III PLP-dependent enzyme — translation MHSYATPTHIVREIQPDVPVWCFRPERVTASAKWFRESFSAEPFYAVKANPGVHVLDALWAGGVHSFDCASDTEVELIRTRFPEARIAFLHPVKNRRAIARAYKEFGVRIFVTDTMEELNKILEETGYAKDLTIIVRVAVSCDGAALPLAGKFGASADDAAEILREARRYADELGVSFHVGSQALKPTAWATAMADVSRIIISAAVTVDIVDVGGGFPSVYADGAPPALESYAAMVEASFENMYVLENADLWCEPGRALVAESESLLCRIELSKNGALYINDGSYGALYDAVHEQWKFPKRAIAGDGRKLHGMEAYRVYGPTCDSTDKFPDEIMLPAGLSEGDYIEFGNLGAYGRAMSSRFNGFGETEVVEVQDAPWPSLYGSVGAEVVSIGSMATR, via the coding sequence ATGCACTCCTATGCTACCCCGACACATATTGTTCGCGAGATCCAGCCGGACGTCCCTGTCTGGTGCTTTCGTCCGGAACGCGTCACCGCGTCGGCGAAATGGTTCCGTGAGTCGTTCTCTGCCGAGCCGTTCTATGCCGTGAAGGCAAACCCCGGCGTGCACGTGCTGGACGCCCTCTGGGCTGGCGGCGTGCACAGCTTCGACTGCGCCTCCGACACCGAAGTCGAACTGATCCGTACCCGGTTCCCGGAAGCCCGCATCGCGTTCCTGCACCCGGTGAAGAACCGCCGGGCGATTGCCCGCGCCTACAAGGAATTCGGCGTCCGCATCTTCGTCACCGACACGATGGAAGAGCTGAACAAGATTCTTGAGGAAACCGGCTACGCCAAGGACCTGACCATCATCGTGCGCGTTGCGGTCTCCTGCGACGGCGCCGCCCTGCCGCTGGCCGGCAAGTTCGGCGCGAGCGCAGACGACGCCGCAGAGATCCTGCGCGAAGCCCGCCGCTATGCGGACGAGCTGGGCGTGTCGTTCCATGTCGGCAGCCAGGCCCTGAAGCCGACGGCATGGGCCACCGCCATGGCAGACGTTTCGCGCATCATCATCTCGGCCGCTGTCACGGTCGACATCGTGGATGTCGGCGGCGGCTTTCCGTCCGTATACGCCGATGGCGCCCCGCCGGCGCTCGAATCCTATGCCGCAATGGTCGAAGCCTCGTTCGAGAACATGTACGTTCTCGAAAACGCAGACCTGTGGTGCGAGCCGGGCCGCGCGCTGGTCGCCGAATCCGAAAGCCTGCTGTGCCGCATCGAACTGTCGAAAAACGGTGCACTGTACATCAATGACGGCTCCTATGGCGCCCTCTACGATGCCGTGCACGAGCAATGGAAATTCCCAAAGCGCGCGATTGCCGGCGACGGCCGCAAGCTGCACGGCATGGAAGCCTATCGCGTCTACGGCCCAACCTGCGATTCAACCGACAAGTTCCCGGACGAGATCATGCTGCCGGCCGGCCTGTCCGAAGGCGACTATATCGAGTTCGGCAACCTCGGGGCCTATGGCCGCGCCATGTCCAGCCGCTTCAACGGCTTCGGCGAAACCGAAGTGGTGGAAGTGCAGGACGCGCCGTGGCCGAGCCTTTACGGGTCTGTCGGTGCAGAAGTCGTGTCCATCGGGTCGATGGCGACCCGCTGA
- a CDS encoding substrate-binding domain-containing protein, with protein MTRALPPAFAPILAAAALLLSAACGRTDLSELEVGDRIVTPAITGIDVEKIKIVGSSTVSPFATAVAEQFGAVTEWPTPVVETTGTGGGFKAFCLGTGPSRPSISDASRPIKSGELALCAANGVNDPAEIRVGYDGIVIANSKAGPDFDITKAELYRALAMDLPDGQGGFVPNPYKSWNEVSPSLPDEPILVFGPPPTSGTRDAFVELGMEHGALEDPQMAALRDADETTFLQRARTIRTDGAWIDFGENDAAVVQALTKTPTAIGILGFSFLEQNSDRVKAGLLSGVPPDFVHIKDGDYGLSRMLFIYVKRENLGFVPGIAEFVQEFVSDGAMGPDGYLLDKGLIPLTDEDRAAEQVRAAQLKVAPEDGAD; from the coding sequence ATGACACGCGCACTTCCTCCGGCCTTTGCGCCTATCCTTGCTGCGGCGGCCTTGCTGCTGTCGGCGGCGTGCGGGCGCACGGATCTGTCCGAACTGGAAGTGGGCGACCGGATCGTGACGCCCGCTATCACCGGCATTGATGTGGAGAAGATCAAGATCGTCGGCTCCTCCACGGTCTCGCCCTTTGCCACGGCGGTTGCCGAACAGTTCGGTGCGGTCACCGAATGGCCGACGCCCGTGGTCGAAACGACCGGCACGGGGGGTGGGTTCAAGGCATTCTGCTTGGGGACAGGACCGTCGCGGCCGTCGATCTCGGATGCCTCGCGTCCGATCAAGAGCGGAGAGCTGGCGCTGTGCGCCGCGAACGGCGTCAACGATCCTGCCGAAATCCGTGTCGGGTATGATGGCATCGTCATCGCCAATTCCAAGGCGGGGCCGGATTTCGATATTACCAAGGCGGAGCTTTATCGCGCTCTCGCCATGGACCTGCCGGACGGGCAGGGCGGGTTCGTGCCCAATCCCTACAAATCCTGGAACGAGGTGAGCCCCTCCCTCCCGGATGAGCCGATCCTCGTCTTCGGGCCGCCGCCGACTTCCGGCACGCGCGATGCCTTTGTCGAGCTGGGCATGGAGCATGGCGCGCTGGAGGACCCGCAGATGGCGGCCTTGCGCGATGCGGACGAAACCACCTTCCTGCAACGGGCCCGGACGATCCGCACCGATGGGGCCTGGATCGATTTCGGCGAGAACGACGCGGCAGTGGTCCAGGCGCTGACAAAGACACCCACCGCGATCGGCATTCTCGGCTTTTCCTTCCTGGAACAGAATTCAGACCGCGTGAAAGCCGGTCTGCTGTCGGGGGTTCCACCGGATTTCGTGCACATCAAGGATGGCGACTATGGCCTTTCCCGCATGCTGTTCATTTATGTGAAGCGGGAGAATCTGGGCTTCGTGCCCGGTATTGCCGAATTTGTGCAGGAATTCGTGTCGGATGGCGCGATGGGCCCCGATGGTTACCTGCTGGACAAGGGCCTGATCCCTCTGACCGATGAAGATCGCGCGGCAGAGCAGGTGCGGGCGGCGCAGCTGAAAGTGGCGCCGGAAGACGGCGCGGACTGA
- a CDS encoding efflux transporter outer membrane subunit, which translates to MKRSILFAGTAFLAACTSSPANLGRMAGERIDFFAQAPDAPAEWKASGVAGKAPRGDWLSQFDDPVMTSLVSEALENNPSLKSRAATMRAAEAATRSARSAGRPSLGASLSAGGSSTGVKTATGTNRIDSELYGVGLDASWELDLWGRIGASVNAAEADFAASEADLAAAELSLAAQTAIAWINLNEALAQERVAQLTYDARDRVRLLTERRFQRGLVDALDVRTARSALANAEATIATRRQITGETARRLEILLGRYPAAEIAASAEIPALGPLQPQGNPALLLSRRPDIAASEARIEAAGMRAESARLAMLPSFVLTGSLSTNETDLADAFDPELIAARLVANLTAPIFRGGRLDAQRDAAVAQAEAAVANYASTALSAWGEVENAVAADRYLADQEEAQARALEEARWAEELALRKYTTSGTLTIFNLIDAQTRRLTAESQLISVRASRATNRISYNIALGGGLPVRTASTETTPTEAAAE; encoded by the coding sequence ATGAAACGATCAATCCTCTTCGCAGGCACGGCATTTCTTGCGGCATGCACCTCTTCTCCGGCAAATCTTGGCCGCATGGCGGGCGAACGCATTGATTTCTTTGCGCAAGCCCCCGATGCGCCGGCGGAATGGAAGGCAAGCGGCGTCGCCGGAAAGGCGCCCAGAGGCGACTGGCTGAGCCAATTCGACGATCCGGTCATGACGTCCCTGGTGTCGGAGGCGCTGGAGAACAATCCGTCGTTGAAGTCCCGCGCCGCGACCATGCGCGCCGCCGAGGCCGCGACACGCTCGGCGCGCTCGGCCGGCCGGCCGAGTCTCGGCGCATCCCTGTCCGCCGGCGGCTCGTCCACGGGCGTCAAAACGGCAACCGGCACCAACCGGATCGATAGCGAACTTTACGGTGTCGGCCTCGACGCGAGCTGGGAGCTGGACCTGTGGGGCCGGATCGGCGCGTCCGTGAACGCCGCTGAGGCCGACTTTGCCGCATCCGAAGCCGATCTCGCCGCCGCGGAATTGTCGCTGGCCGCCCAGACCGCCATCGCCTGGATCAACCTGAACGAGGCACTGGCCCAGGAACGCGTGGCACAACTGACCTATGACGCGCGCGACCGCGTGCGCCTGCTGACGGAGCGCCGCTTCCAGCGCGGCCTGGTGGATGCGCTGGACGTGCGCACCGCCCGCTCGGCCCTGGCCAATGCCGAAGCCACGATCGCCACGCGCCGCCAGATTACCGGCGAGACCGCCCGGCGCCTCGAAATCCTGCTGGGCCGCTATCCGGCAGCGGAGATTGCCGCCTCGGCGGAAATTCCGGCCCTTGGCCCGCTGCAGCCGCAAGGCAACCCTGCCCTGCTGCTGTCGCGCCGCCCGGATATTGCCGCCTCCGAAGCCCGCATCGAAGCGGCTGGTATGCGGGCCGAGAGCGCCCGGTTGGCGATGCTCCCCTCCTTCGTCCTGACCGGCAGCCTGTCGACCAACGAAACGGACCTGGCCGACGCCTTTGACCCGGAGCTGATCGCAGCCCGCCTCGTCGCCAACCTGACCGCACCGATCTTCCGCGGCGGGCGCCTGGATGCGCAGCGCGATGCCGCTGTCGCACAGGCTGAAGCCGCGGTCGCGAACTATGCCAGCACAGCCCTGTCTGCCTGGGGCGAAGTCGAGAACGCCGTTGCCGCAGACCGCTACCTTGCCGACCAGGAAGAGGCTCAGGCCCGCGCGCTGGAAGAAGCGCGGTGGGCCGAGGAACTCGCCCTGCGTAAATATACAACCAGCGGCACACTGACGATCTTCAACCTGATCGACGCGCAAACGCGGCGCCTGACCGCTGAAAGCCAGCTGATCTCGGTGCGCGCCAGCCGCGCCACCAACCGCATTTCCTATAACATCGCCCTTGGCGGCGGCTTGCCGGTCCGGACTGCCTCGACCGAAACGACGCCCACCGAAGCCGCCGCAGAGTAA
- the murI gene encoding glutamate racemase: protein MSEMLPGNFVPSPARGRVLVFDSGVGGLTVAEEIRALGPALGVHYAADSGFFPYGDKSDEALRERLPKVAKALCDRVRPDVFVIACNTASTLALSDVRAVLDIPVVGTVPAIKPAAQFTRTGTIGLLATPGTIRRAYTSELIETFAGHLHVIMHGSIELVRLAEAHARGEDIPIDRFAEAQAPLFDVPGGEKIDTVVLACTHFPLVRGQLIASAPQSVSYVDSGAAIARQTIRVLPVETEARGIGGHAYLTSEPEDEADLALVLRRYGFPELQRVAIDPMDTTSAPTDP from the coding sequence ATGTCTGAGATGCTGCCTGGAAATTTCGTTCCGTCGCCCGCCCGCGGGCGGGTGCTGGTGTTCGATTCCGGGGTAGGGGGCCTCACCGTGGCGGAGGAGATCCGCGCGCTCGGCCCGGCGCTTGGCGTGCACTATGCCGCCGATTCCGGCTTCTTTCCTTATGGCGACAAATCCGACGAGGCCCTGCGCGAGCGCCTGCCGAAAGTGGCAAAGGCGCTGTGCGACCGGGTTCGCCCTGACGTGTTCGTCATCGCCTGCAATACGGCCTCGACGCTGGCGCTGTCCGACGTGCGCGCGGTGCTGGATATTCCGGTCGTCGGCACGGTGCCTGCGATCAAGCCCGCCGCCCAGTTCACCCGCACCGGTACGATCGGCCTGCTGGCGACCCCCGGCACGATCCGCCGGGCCTATACATCGGAACTGATCGAGACATTCGCCGGCCATCTGCATGTCATCATGCATGGCAGTATCGAGCTTGTCCGCCTGGCCGAGGCGCATGCCCGCGGTGAGGACATTCCCATCGACCGGTTTGCAGAGGCGCAGGCACCGCTGTTCGATGTGCCGGGCGGGGAGAAGATCGATACGGTCGTGCTCGCCTGCACGCACTTTCCGCTCGTGCGCGGCCAGCTGATCGCCAGCGCCCCCCAGTCTGTCAGCTATGTCGATTCAGGCGCCGCCATCGCGCGCCAGACGATCCGTGTGCTGCCGGTTGAGACCGAGGCACGCGGCATTGGCGGGCACGCCTATCTGACCAGCGAACCAGAGGACGAGGCGGATCTCGCCCTCGTCCTCAGGCGATACGGTTTTCCAGAGCTTCAGCGGGTCGCCATCGACCCGATGGACACGACTTCTGCACCGACAGACCCGTAA